Proteins encoded in a region of the Cydia pomonella isolate Wapato2018A chromosome 3, ilCydPomo1, whole genome shotgun sequence genome:
- the LOC133516212 gene encoding chymotrypsin-C-like isoform X2 — protein MNPDNKQFEYICDGILLSERVVLTTARCVIKANVTVDADNILIIMGKRSLQSMGVNEKVLRVKSIKIHDNFVSTREMVDNDLVIAVLAEPVAYNVDIQPAPLGLDDKSAPLATATTGWHASGPLQPLYLKLQSTEKSRMDVNCNKLFCATLGDSETTCPSYGGLLIERQDYDQWRLKGIASGSPTNTGVCFNKHLTFTKIENYLDWIKESIQKMSSK, from the exons ATGAATCCAgacaacaaacaatttgaatACATTTGCGATGGCATTCTACTCTCCGAACGTGTTGTTCTTACta CTGCCCGGTGTGTCATCAAAGCTAATGTGACAGTGGATGCCGACAACATTCTAATCATCATGGGCAAGAGATCCTTGCAGTCCATGGGAGTTAATGAAAAAGTTTTAAGG GTAAAATCCATCAAGATCCACGACAACTTCGTTTCAACCAGAGAAATGGTTGATAATGACTTGGTGATCGCCGTGCTGGCCGAACCCGTAGCGTACAACGTTGACATACAGCCCGCTCCTTTGGGGCTAGATGATAAATCAGCTCCGCTTGCAACAGCC ACGACAGGCTGGCATGCAAGTGGTCCTTTGCAACCGCTATACTTGAAACTACAGTCTACGGAAAAAAGTAGGATGGACGTCAACTgcaataaactgttttgtgcAACTCTGGGTgata GTGAAACCACATGTCCCAGCTATGGAGGTTTGTTAATAGAACGCCAGGACTATGACCAATGGAGGCTGAAGGGGATAGCCAGTGGCAGCCCCACAAACACCGGCGTATGCTTCAATAAACATCTTACGTTTACTAAAATAGAAAACTATCTTGATTGGATTAAGGAAAGTATAcaaaaaatgtctagcaaataa